The segment CCGTCGGAGATTTCCTCACTACTAATCTTAGTATGTTTTTGACCAGTCGAGTTCTTTCCCGCTCCCATTTATTGAAGGTTCGCTATAACTTCTTAGTCGTCTAATTCTGTTTTCAGTTGTCGGAGTTTTTCCAAGGTATCATGTCCAATCAGTTGGTTCACTTTTCGCTTATGGCGTCTAGCAATATTTTCCTTCCATTTATCTTCAATAGGATTATGTGGCTTCTCGGCTTTCCTTTGCTCTTTGATTTCTCTTGCCTCCTGCCACTCCACTCCTTTAATAACTTCTTCCCAATAGCTGGCAATGGCAGAGCAGAGATAGAGTTGGACCTTATTCAACCAGTGTCCAAAAAAAGTTTGCGGAGCACTTTCCTCCACTAGCCGATAGGTCCTTTGGATTTCAATAAGTTGACTTTGGTATTTTTCCCACTGGAGCATAGCTTTACTCGGCTTTTTTCGATAAAGTTGACGCTGTTTGATTAGAGCTATATACGGTGCAACAAAACGACTCGTCCGTATCTTGATAAAATTTCTGGAGGAGCGAATGGCCACCAGCATGCCTGAGGCCAATAAGCGTTCAACCTCCCTTGCCTGATTATCTGGAAAACGGTAATGGACTTGCCACCCCTCTTCTTCAACCACTAAGCGAATCTGCATTCTACCATTTTGCCAACTCGCCTCCACCTCTTGCTTTTCATCCCATAACTTTTGAAAAAAGAGAAGAAGGTAGTAGCTTTGCTTACTAAGTTCATACCAACTGTTCGTATGGTAAAGGTAGGTCCGAATCGCTCCTTTCATATAAAATTCGCCATGGAAATCATAAAAAGTTGGCTGTTTGTATGTAGATTGTGATGGGTGGTTACTAACTCGGAAAACCTTATAATAATAACTATTCCAAAGAATGCAGCCATAAATTGATTTCGTCGTTTTCGATTGATAAAGACTTAAAACTTCCTCGTCAGGATTGAGTATAGAATGAATAATCGGTCCCAACTTTTCTTCTGTCCAGACCATACTTCTCCCCTTGAACACATGTTTTTGTTTGTTTTATATTACCCGTTGTGCTAATTAATTCTAGCCAAATAAAAAAACTTTGCGTATCATAAACTCAAAACAACCACGAAATGAGGGAATGATATGCAAAGCCAATATTATTATCTCGCAAATCCCAATCAAACACAAGTTATTTTTTCAAAAATCTTGACTCAAGTTCTCGCTTTATATGAGCGATTTGTTCCCTATGAGGTTCGAAATCGGCGAAATATCCACCTACAAAAACAGTCTGATGTCGTTGTTATCGCTAGTTATCTTTGGGCAATTCAAGAGGGTTGCAGGACGGCAAGTGCTATTTCCCGTGCGATTCGTCATAATCTCTTCCCTGACAACTTCCCTTGCCGTATCTGTCAAAATCTTGCTCAAAGTATTCAGCGTATGCGCTATTTTATGGTCTTAGATCTTTGTCAAACCTGCTCGTTCGGCTTGATTGACAGCTTTCCTTGTGCCCTATGTCACCCCATTCGCAACATGAGAGCTACATTGTTATCAGAGGTGGCAGATATTGGCTATAATGCGACTAAGAAAATCCATTATTATGGCTTGAAATTTTCAGTTCTTGTCAGCGATAGTGGGTTTCCTATTGATTATGTTGTCACACCCGCATCTATTTATGATGGCGATGTTGCTTTGGAGCTACTTGAAAATAGCCCATTTCCAATCGTTTATGGAGATAAAGGATATGTGGATAGACAGATAAAGGCAGCGTTAGCAGACTGTGGCATCCAGTTAATTTCTCAACTCAGAAAAAACATGGTGGGTTATTCATGGCTAGAAAATTACAAAATAAGTCGATTGAGAAAACCAGTGGAGACTGTATTTTCTAGTTTAGAGCAGTTTGGAATGGAGGCTTTACGTTGCCGAAGCATTCAGGCGCTCAAATTTAAGACAGAGGCAATATTACTTATCTATTCTCTTTTGCTTAAAAGCAGTCATACTGAATTCGGTATCAGTTTAAAATATTCCCTTGCTTACGCTTGATTAACTAGCACAACGGGTTTTATATTATTATATCATATTTGTATTTTTTGGTATTGAAAAAACCCTAGAATTTTTTCTAGGGAAAATAAAAACTTAATCTTTAGACAAACTACCTGTCTTCGTTTGAGATTTTGCATAAACAGCCAAAAGGAGTGTCCCTGCAATAGCAACTGTAATACTATTTGCAATACCTGCCACAAGTCCCTGTGCAAAGACCTTATTCGCCGCCTCACTATAGATAAGAATATCTAAAACTGGGGCAATGACTCCCCAAGCAATGAGGTTAGCTACTGCTTGAAAAATATTGAAAGCAAAAATATCTTTTCCTTCAAAAATCCCTTCCTCAACACGAAGACGATTTCTAGCAAAACCTAACACCAAGCCGAAAACTGCTGAGGCTAGAACCCATGACCACCAAGGCGACCCACCTCGCAGTGCGTCTATAAAGGCATGACCAATAAGCCCTACAAAGAAACCAACAATTGGTCCAAAAACAATTGACAAGAGCGACTGAACTGCATACTGCAATTGAATGTAGGTATTCGGTACAAAGGTAGGAATGCTAATCAGCAAGCCAATGACAACAAAGAG is part of the Streptococcus suis genome and harbors:
- a CDS encoding IS982 family transposase yields the protein MQSQYYYLANPNQTQVIFSKILTQVLALYERFVPYEVRNRRNIHLQKQSDVVVIASYLWAIQEGCRTASAISRAIRHNLFPDNFPCRICQNLAQSIQRMRYFMVLDLCQTCSFGLIDSFPCALCHPIRNMRATLLSEVADIGYNATKKIHYYGLKFSVLVSDSGFPIDYVVTPASIYDGDVALELLENSPFPIVYGDKGYVDRQIKAALADCGIQLISQLRKNMVGYSWLENYKISRLRKPVETVFSSLEQFGMEALRCRSIQALKFKTEAILLIYSLLLKSSHTEFGISLKYSLAYA
- a CDS encoding ECF-type riboflavin transporter substrate-binding protein; its protein translation is MKNNSIKTVVATGIGAALFVVIGLLISIPTFVPNTYIQLQYAVQSLLSIVFGPIVGFFVGLIGHAFIDALRGGSPWWSWVLASAVFGLVLGFARNRLRVEEGIFEGKDIFAFNIFQAVANLIAWGVIAPVLDILIYSEAANKVFAQGLVAGIANSITVAIAGTLLLAVYAKSQTKTGSLSKD